The Kribbella shirazensis genomic interval GCACGACGCGTGCGCGCCGGACGGACAGGCCTGGATCCAGGGCAAGGACATCAATCTGCTGCGGGCGCTGAACTACCACCCGCGCTACGAGGGACAGGCCGGTGTCGCGTCCCTCACCTACAAGACGCTGACCGGTGCACCTGCCGTCGTCACCGCCGCCGAGCAGGCGGCTTGGGCGACCGAGGCTCGGGCACTCGCCAAGAAGGCGGCGGCGTCACCTCAGGCCGTGAAGGCCTCCCTGAACCGCGTACGGACCAGCGCGCAACGCTGACCCTTTCCAATCCGTACCGCGGACCCCGGGCCGGGCCACCTCACGCGTGGCTCGGCCCGGTGGTTTCTGCCACCAGCTCTGTCACCAGCTCTGCCGCCACCTCGGTGAGCGCCCGGCCGAGCGGGAGGTTGACCCGGTGCGTCGCGTACGGGTCGCCACGGGTCACGCCCTGGTTGACGATGAGCACCGGCGTACCGGACTTGGCGGCGTGCCGGACGAAGCGGAAGCCGGACATCACGGTCAGGGACGACCCGAGGACGAGGACGGCGTTCGCGTCGTCGATGAGCCGGTAGCAGCGCTCGACGCGGTTCCTCGGGACGTTCTCGCCGAAGAACACCACGTCGGGTTTGAGGACGCCGCCGCAGACCGTGCACGCCACGACGGTGAACGTGCGGACGATGTCGTCGGGGAGCTCGACGTCGCCGTCGGGGTTGATCCGGGTCGCCTCCGCGGTGAAGGCCTGGTTGGCCGCCCGCAGGCGCCGGTCGAGGACTTCGCGGGCGGACGTCCTACCGCAGCCGAGGCAAAGGATGCGATCCAGGTTGCCGTGCAGCTCGACGACGTCGCGGGCGCCGGCCGCCTGGTGCAGGCCGTCGACGTTCTGGGTGATGACGCCGCTGAGGTAGCCGCGGGCCTGGAGGGCGGCGACGGCACGGTGGCCGTCGTTCGGCTCGGCGCGCGCGATGGTCCGCCAGCCGAGGTGGCTGCGCGCCCAGTACCGCTGCCGCGCCTCCGCGCTCGCCGTGAAGTCGCCGTACGTCATCGGGGTATGCGTCCGCAGGCTCCCGGTCTCGCCGCGGTAGTCCGGGATCCCCGATTCGGTCGAGATCCCGGCGCCACTCAGTACGACGACGCGCCCGGCGGCCACTACCTGCGCCACCGGGCCGATGTCTGTCGCACCTGGCTCCAACGCGAGCACGTCGGGCCCGGGGGCCCACTCCAACGTCGGACGAGAACGCACCACTCCAGGGTAGCTACCGACGCACGGGGTCGCCCGTCAGTCCGTGACGCGGGTCGAGACGGAGTGGTAGCCGCCTCCACCCGGGTAGACCCAGTCGCCGGCGAGGGTGTTGCCGCCGTCGGTGAAGGTGCCGCGGAAGTACGCCGGGCTGCCCTTGGCGCCACCCCAGATCGTGAGTGTGTCGCCGTCCGGCTCGTAGACGTAGTCGAGGGTGTTCCCGGTCGAGTCGTAGAACCGCGACCACACCTCCGCGCTGGCGGGTTCGCCGAACGGCCGCAGGTTGCCGATCACCTCGAACCCTGTGATCTCCTGCCCGTACTGCCGCAGTTCGACGTGCTGGAGCAGGAAAAACCGGCCGGCCATCCACTCGTACCGCACAGTGCCCTCGACGCCGCCGGTCACCGTCCAGGTGCCGATCAGGCGGTCCAGCGCCTGCAGGTCGTTGCTCGGCTGAATGTTCTCGTTCATTGTCGTCTCCTCGGAGCTCGGTGGGATGAAGTTGCCGCTACCTCGGAGGCACCCACCCGCTCTCGACAGACCTTCGATGTGACCTGAGTCACATAGATGCGCCGTCGAGAACTCCCTGCCGGTCACGAGGTGGCAGCGGTACGACGGACCTGTTCACGTCATACCGTTCGATAGCCACCGAGGAGGAATCACAGTGAAGTACCTGTTGCTCAGCTACACGCCGGCCGCCGCATGGGACGCCGCGACCGCGGAGACGCCGTCCGAGGACGCGCTCGCCGCGTTCGCGTTCTACCAGACCTACGAGCAGGAACTGCGGGCTTCCGGGGAGTTCGTCACCAGTGAGGGGCTCGGCCATCCGGTGGTCAGCACGACGGTTCGCAAGGGCACGGACGGCGTGGTCGCCACCGACGGCGTGGTCGCCACCGACGGCCCGTTCGCCGAACTCAAGGAGGTGCTGGCCAGCTTCGCGGTGATCGACGTCGCCAGCCACGAGCGCGCGATCGAGATCGCCGGCCGGATCGTCGAGGTGCTCGGCGAACCGATCGAGATCCGCCCGATCATGGGCGACGACTTCGGCGCGTGAACCGGCCGAGCGAACACGTCGAGCACCTGCTGCGCACCGAGGCGCCGCAGGTGCTCGGCGCGCTGGTCCGGCGGTTCGGCCGCTTCGAGATCGCCGAGGACGCCGTCCAGGAGGCCCTGCTCGCGGCCACCCGCGCCTGGGCAGACGGCGTACCGGAGAACCCGCGGAGCTGGCTGATCCGGATCGGCTACCGGCGGATGGTCGACCTGCTCCGCTCCGACCAGGCGCGGCGCCGCCGTGAGCAGGAGGCCGAAC includes:
- a CDS encoding YciI family protein, which produces MKYLLLSYTPAAAWDAATAETPSEDALAAFAFYQTYEQELRASGEFVTSEGLGHPVVSTTVRKGTDGVVATDGVVATDGPFAELKEVLASFAVIDVASHERAIEIAGRIVEVLGEPIEIRPIMGDDFGA
- a CDS encoding NAD-dependent protein deacetylase, producing the protein MRSRPTLEWAPGPDVLALEPGATDIGPVAQVVAAGRVVVLSGAGISTESGIPDYRGETGSLRTHTPMTYGDFTASAEARQRYWARSHLGWRTIARAEPNDGHRAVAALQARGYLSGVITQNVDGLHQAAGARDVVELHGNLDRILCLGCGRTSAREVLDRRLRAANQAFTAEATRINPDGDVELPDDIVRTFTVVACTVCGGVLKPDVVFFGENVPRNRVERCYRLIDDANAVLVLGSSLTVMSGFRFVRHAAKSGTPVLIVNQGVTRGDPYATHRVNLPLGRALTEVAAELVTELVAETTGPSHA